A genomic window from Panthera tigris isolate Pti1 chromosome B4, P.tigris_Pti1_mat1.1, whole genome shotgun sequence includes:
- the CDKN1B gene encoding cyclin-dependent kinase inhibitor 1B, translating into MSNVRVSNGSPSLERMDARQAEYPKPSACRNLFGPVNHEELTRDLEKHCRDMEEASQRKWNFDFQNHKPLEGKYEWQEVEKGSLPEFYYRPPRPPKGACKVPAQESQDVSGNRQAVPLIGSQANTEDTHLVDQKTDTSDNQTGLAEQCPGIRKRPATDDSSPQNKRANRTEENVSDGSPNAGSVEQTPKKPGLRRRQT; encoded by the exons ATGTCAAACGTGCGAGTGTCTAACGGGAGCCCGAGCCTGGAGCGGATGGACGCCAGACAGGCGGAGTACCCCAAGCCCTCTGCCTGCAGGAACCTCTTCGGCCCGGTCAACCACGAAGAGTTGACCCGGGACTTGGAGAAGCACTGCAGAGACATGGAAGAGGCAAGCCAGCGCAAGTGGAATTTTGATTTCCAGAATCACAAGCCCCTGGAGGGCAAATACGAGTGGCAAGAGGTGGAAAAGGGCAGCTTGCCCGAGTTCTACTACAGACCCCCGCGGCCACCCAAAGGCGCCTGCAAGGTGCCGGCGCAGGAGAGCCAGGATGTCAGCGGGAACCGCCAGGCGGTGCCTTTAATTGGGTCTCAGGCAAACACAGAGGACACACATTTGGTAGACCAAAAGACTGATACATCGGACAACCAGACGGGGTTAGCGGAGCAGTGCCCTGGGATAAGGAAGCGACCTGCTACAGATG ATTCCTCTCCTCAAAACAAAAGAGCcaacagaacagaagaaaatgtctCAGACGGTTCCCCGAACGCGGGTTCAGTGGAGCAGACGCCCAAGAAGCCTGGCCTGAGAAGACGTCAAACGTAA